From Canis lupus dingo isolate Sandy chromosome 24, ASM325472v2, whole genome shotgun sequence, a single genomic window includes:
- the LOC112673407 gene encoding interferon lambda-1-like has protein sequence MATARVLVLVTVVLGLTRAGPVPTSKPTTTRRGCHMDRFQSLSPRELEAFKKAKDALEESLSRKNWSCSSRLFPRSRDLRLLQAWERPVALEAELDLTLKVLENMTDSSLGVTLDQPLRMLHHIHSELQACVPAQPTADPRPHGRLHHWLHRLQKAPKESQGCLEASITFNLFRLLTRDLKCVASRDLCV, from the coding sequence ATGGCTACAGCTCGGGTCCTGGTGCTGGTGACCGTGGTGCTGGGCTTGACCAGAGCCGGCCCTGTCCCTACTTCCAAACCCACCACAACCAGGAGGGGCTGCCACATGGACAGGTTCCAGTCTCTGTCACCCAGGGAGCTAGAAGCCTTCAAGAAGGCCAAGGATGCCTTGGAAGAGTCGCTCTCCCGGAAGAACTGGAGCTGCAGCTCTCGCCTCTTCCCTAGATCCAGGGACCTGAGACTCCTGCAGGCCTGGGAGCGTCCTGTGGCCTTGGAGGCTGAGCTAGACTTGACACTGAAGGTCCTGGAGAACATGACTGACTCATCGCTGGGGGTCACCCTGGACCAGCCCCTCCGCATGCTGCACCACATCCACTCGGAGCTCCAGGCTTGTGTCCCGGCTCAGCCCACAGCAGACCCCAGGCCCCACGGCCGCCTCCACCACTGGCTGCACCGGCTCCAGAAGGCCCCCAAGGAGTCCCAGGGCTGCCTCGAGGCCTCCATCACGTTCAACCTCTTCCGCCTCCTCACACGGGACCTGAAATGTGTTGCCAGTAGAGACCTGTGCGTCTGA